The proteins below come from a single Comamonas antarctica genomic window:
- a CDS encoding phage tail protein I produces the protein MTDSLLPPNASALDRAAEKIMATHLSAIPQPHRALWNPDTCPLSHLPWLAWSMGVEAWRTEWPEAIKRAIVRNAIQVQRQRGTIKSVRDTVASFGGAISIREWWQTTPKGTPHTFELVFTMTGQDGAQSSAAFVQDVMAEVARVKPLRSHFTFIQGLNASASIKLAAVGRPMAYARLDMAAQ, from the coding sequence TTGACTGATTCGCTGCTTCCGCCCAATGCCTCGGCGCTCGACCGCGCGGCCGAGAAAATCATGGCGACGCACCTGTCGGCCATTCCCCAGCCTCACCGTGCGCTGTGGAATCCCGACACCTGCCCGCTCTCCCACCTGCCATGGCTGGCCTGGTCCATGGGCGTCGAAGCCTGGCGTACCGAGTGGCCCGAAGCCATCAAGCGCGCCATCGTGCGCAATGCCATTCAAGTCCAGCGCCAAAGGGGAACCATCAAGAGCGTGCGCGACACCGTGGCCAGCTTCGGCGGCGCGATCAGCATCCGCGAATGGTGGCAGACCACCCCCAAGGGCACGCCGCATACCTTCGAGCTGGTCTTCACCATGACCGGCCAGGACGGCGCGCAGTCGAGCGCCGCGTTTGTTCAAGACGTGATGGCCGAGGTGGCGCGCGTCAAGCCGCTGCGGTCGCACTTCACATTCATCCAGGGGCTCAACGCCTCGGCATCCATCAAGCTCGCAGCGGTCGGCCGGCCCATGGCCTATGCCCGCCTCGACATGGCCGCGCAGTGA
- a CDS encoding baseplate assembly protein — protein sequence MSSAQLIDMSKLPAPTVVTVPDAEAILAALKADLIAAMPVELRTLTAATLGLESEPLTKWLERLAYQLVVERSARNDSAHAVMLAYAQGSDLDQLAVFFGVQRLTITEADPAAVPPVAAVMEDDATFRTRIQLAPRGYSVAGPVGAYVYHAKTADGQVLDAAATSPSPGTVIVSVLARDGSGVPPQALLAKVAAAVNAEDVRPLTDEVIVQAAGIVPYLISAKVYTLPGPDSSSVLETALMRVRAYAEDMHRIGRRPTLSGIYAALHIEGVQRVELTSPTADVAVSETQASWCTAIDVTYGGTVD from the coding sequence ATGAGCAGCGCCCAACTGATTGACATGAGCAAGCTGCCGGCCCCGACCGTGGTCACGGTGCCCGATGCCGAAGCCATCCTTGCTGCGCTGAAAGCCGACCTCATTGCGGCCATGCCGGTCGAGCTGCGAACCCTCACCGCAGCCACGCTGGGACTCGAATCCGAGCCGCTGACAAAGTGGCTGGAACGCCTGGCCTACCAGCTTGTGGTGGAACGCAGCGCGCGCAACGACAGCGCGCATGCTGTGATGCTGGCATACGCCCAAGGCAGCGACCTCGACCAGCTGGCGGTGTTCTTCGGCGTCCAGCGGCTGACCATCACCGAGGCCGACCCCGCCGCCGTGCCGCCGGTCGCGGCAGTGATGGAAGATGATGCGACCTTTCGCACCCGCATCCAGCTTGCGCCGCGCGGCTACAGCGTGGCCGGCCCGGTCGGCGCGTACGTCTACCACGCCAAGACGGCCGACGGCCAGGTGCTCGATGCCGCGGCCACCAGCCCCTCACCCGGCACCGTCATCGTGTCCGTGCTGGCGCGCGATGGCAGCGGCGTCCCGCCGCAGGCGCTGCTGGCCAAGGTCGCCGCGGCCGTGAATGCCGAGGATGTGCGTCCGCTCACCGATGAAGTCATCGTGCAGGCGGCCGGCATCGTGCCCTATCTGATCTCGGCCAAGGTCTACACCCTGCCCGGCCCCGATTCTTCGAGCGTGCTGGAAACCGCGCTGATGCGCGTGCGGGCTTACGCCGAAGACATGCACCGCATCGGGCGCCGGCCCACGCTGTCCGGCATCTATGCAGCGTTGCACATCGAGGGCGTGCAACGGGTGGAACTGACCAGCCCGACCGCCGATGTGGCGGTGAGCGAAACCCAGGCCAGCTGGTGTACAGCCATCGACGTGACCTATGGGGGCACCGTTGACTGA
- a CDS encoding GPW/gp25 family protein codes for MMNATTGRSIAWAEHIGQSIADILTTPIGSRLMRRGYGSYIPQMIDQPMTPANILRLQAATAQAIMKHEPRTRLRRATLQLGADGRTVLTIERTDKGQSSITRQTVELRGSQA; via the coding sequence ATGATGAACGCCACCACCGGCCGCAGCATCGCATGGGCCGAACACATCGGCCAATCCATCGCCGACATCCTCACCACGCCCATCGGGTCGCGCCTCATGCGCCGCGGCTACGGCAGCTACATCCCGCAGATGATCGACCAGCCGATGACGCCGGCCAACATCCTGCGGCTGCAGGCGGCAACGGCCCAGGCCATCATGAAGCATGAGCCGCGCACCCGGCTGCGCCGCGCCACGCTGCAGCTCGGCGCCGACGGCCGGACAGTGCTGACCATCGAGCGGACCGACAAGGGCCAATCGAGCATCACGCGCCAGACAGTCGAACTCCGCGGGAGCCAGGCATGA
- a CDS encoding phage baseplate assembly protein V, with product MSTPDPILALSELQRLVHNLIRVGSIHEVDHGGPGQPARVRVQIGELVTNWRPYHECRAGGTKTWNPPTVGEQATVLSPSGDLGAAVVLVGLNSTGNPAPSNDPNKTVSQYPDGTVVEYDHASHALLVTLVAGGAATLAAPGSVTVDSPEVTMTGNCTVDGTLTYKGGMRGSGKAAGATSSAEIDGTMRASEDVVAGGVSLRNHTHPGVLQGGSNTQPPGGAA from the coding sequence ATGTCTACGCCCGACCCCATCCTTGCCCTGTCCGAGCTGCAGCGCCTGGTGCATAACCTCATTCGCGTGGGCTCCATTCATGAAGTGGACCATGGCGGCCCAGGCCAGCCCGCCCGGGTGCGTGTGCAGATTGGCGAGTTGGTCACCAACTGGCGCCCTTACCACGAATGCCGCGCAGGCGGCACCAAGACCTGGAACCCGCCCACCGTGGGCGAACAGGCAACAGTGCTTTCCCCCAGCGGTGACCTGGGCGCCGCCGTGGTGCTGGTCGGCCTGAACAGCACCGGCAACCCAGCACCGAGCAACGACCCGAACAAGACCGTCAGCCAGTACCCAGACGGCACCGTCGTGGAATATGACCACGCCTCGCATGCCCTGCTGGTGACGCTGGTGGCTGGTGGGGCAGCCACGCTTGCCGCGCCCGGCAGTGTCACCGTGGACAGTCCCGAGGTCACCATGACCGGCAACTGCACCGTGGATGGAACGCTGACCTACAAGGGCGGCATGCGTGGCAGCGGCAAGGCCGCAGGCGCCACTAGCTCGGCGGAAATCGACGGCACGATGCGCGCGAGCGAGGATGTGGTGGCCGGCGGCGTCAGCCTTCGCAACCATACCCATCCGGGTGTGCTGCAGGGCGGATCGAACACCCAGCCACCAGGGGGCGCCGCATGA
- a CDS encoding phage virion morphogenesis protein: protein MAESVDQIAEWATPLLARLAPAARKAAMAEVADYLRRSQTQRIASQRNPDGTPYEARRPRASLAASRGSIRRGMFLGLRKARNLQRKATSDSAMVAMQPRALRVARVHQFGLTDKVDRRDPGSPSVRYARRELLGFTAADLETVADILIRHAMPG from the coding sequence ATGGCCGAGTCCGTCGATCAGATCGCCGAATGGGCCACGCCGCTGCTTGCGCGCCTCGCGCCGGCCGCGCGCAAGGCTGCCATGGCGGAGGTGGCCGACTATCTCCGGCGCAGCCAGACCCAGCGCATTGCCAGCCAGCGCAACCCTGACGGCACACCCTATGAGGCGCGCCGGCCCCGCGCGTCGCTTGCCGCCAGCAGGGGCAGCATCCGGCGCGGGATGTTCCTGGGCCTGCGCAAGGCACGCAACCTGCAGCGCAAGGCCACCAGCGACTCGGCCATGGTCGCAATGCAACCGCGTGCGCTGCGCGTGGCGCGCGTGCACCAGTTCGGCCTGACCGACAAGGTGGACCGGCGCGACCCGGGCAGCCCGTCGGTGCGATACGCCCGCCGCGAACTGTTGGGTTTCACGGCCGCCGACCTCGAAACGGTCGCAGACATCCTGATCCGGCACGCAATGCCGGGCTGA
- a CDS encoding phage tail protein has protein sequence MKKPHALRAFLAGAVPALQTDPQRLKMFVQGGHIVARSGETLSFEYRYTVRLILLDFAGDLDLIAVPLLAWLHTYQNELFQNKERAAKAIRFIAEPLADNLIDLEIEVDMTEAVAVEEGRDEQGRQTLTTSHRGETYSPKPYAEGDYTLYLGGKIGAEWHTTQGIG, from the coding sequence ATGAAGAAACCGCACGCGCTGCGCGCATTCCTCGCCGGCGCGGTGCCCGCGCTGCAGACCGATCCGCAGCGCCTCAAGATGTTTGTCCAGGGCGGCCATATCGTGGCGCGCAGCGGCGAAACGCTTTCTTTCGAGTACCGCTACACGGTGCGCCTGATACTGCTCGACTTCGCGGGCGATCTGGACCTGATCGCCGTTCCGCTTCTGGCTTGGCTACACACCTACCAGAACGAACTGTTCCAGAACAAGGAGCGCGCCGCCAAGGCTATCCGCTTCATTGCTGAGCCACTGGCCGACAACCTGATTGATCTGGAAATTGAGGTCGATATGACCGAAGCCGTGGCCGTGGAAGAAGGCCGCGACGAACAAGGCCGGCAGACCCTGACCACCAGCCACCGCGGCGAGACCTACAGCCCCAAGCCCTACGCCGAAGGCGACTACACCCTATACCTTGGCGGCAAGATCGGGGCCGAGTGGCACACCACGCAAGGCATCGGGTAA
- a CDS encoding lysis system i-spanin subunit Rz produces MKAAATLILKTVLPLAVLGALYCADQRGEERGRLQAQNKQLDGTVQQLSEALERSGQLADSLEQILDTNRTGQNDAKSSIDSLAAGLRSGSIRLSVRTAPEPGPDAGAERPRPGNPEARAELDREDAEALLGLTGEGDAAIRDLNTCIDAYGAVRAIVNKAAP; encoded by the coding sequence ATGAAAGCCGCCGCCACATTGATCCTGAAGACGGTGCTTCCACTGGCCGTGCTGGGCGCACTCTACTGCGCCGACCAGCGCGGCGAGGAACGCGGCCGCTTGCAGGCACAAAACAAGCAGCTGGACGGCACCGTGCAGCAGCTATCCGAAGCCCTGGAGCGTAGCGGCCAGCTGGCCGACTCGCTCGAACAGATCCTCGATACCAACCGAACAGGACAGAACGATGCGAAAAGCTCTATCGACAGCCTGGCTGCTGGTCTGCGCAGCGGGTCTATCCGCCTGTCAGTCCGCACCGCGCCAGAGCCAGGCCCTGACGCCGGCGCCGAACGTCCCCGCCCTGGGAATCCAGAAGCGCGCGCCGAACTTGACCGAGAGGATGCTGAAGCGCTTCTTGGACTCACCGGCGAAGGCGATGCCGCCATCCGGGATCTCAACACCTGTATCGACGCCTACGGCGCCGTCCGGGCAATTGTGAACAAGGCCGCACCATGA
- a CDS encoding glycoside hydrolase family 108 protein, whose product MTAETIRYIDDLIEREGGYVHDPQDSGGETNFGITVATARAYGYKGDMRDLPRETAQSIYLKRYWVEPGFHRVAQLYPGLADCLMDFGVLAGQSTAVRHLQRVLNVLNRNQADYADITADGRIGTLTLGALQAFLGKRGREGANVLFGMVASQQSNYLLELAERRPKDERFQYGWQLNRALGELLSDKQFLPA is encoded by the coding sequence ATGACCGCCGAGACCATCCGCTACATCGATGACCTTATCGAGCGTGAAGGCGGCTACGTACATGACCCGCAGGATTCCGGCGGCGAGACCAATTTCGGCATCACGGTGGCCACCGCGCGCGCCTATGGCTACAAGGGCGACATGCGCGACCTGCCGCGCGAAACCGCGCAAAGCATCTACCTCAAGCGCTACTGGGTCGAACCCGGTTTCCACCGCGTGGCGCAGCTGTACCCTGGCCTGGCCGACTGCCTCATGGATTTCGGCGTGCTCGCGGGCCAAAGCACCGCCGTACGCCATCTGCAGCGCGTCCTCAATGTGCTCAATCGCAACCAGGCCGACTACGCCGACATCACGGCGGACGGTCGGATCGGCACGCTGACCCTGGGCGCCCTGCAGGCGTTCCTGGGCAAGCGCGGCCGCGAAGGCGCGAACGTGCTTTTCGGCATGGTGGCATCGCAGCAGTCGAACTATCTGCTGGAGTTGGCGGAGCGCCGCCCCAAGGACGAACGCTTCCAGTACGGCTGGCAACTCAATCGCGCACTGGGCGAACTGCTGAGCGACAAACAGTTCCTGCCCGCATGA
- a CDS encoding tail protein X, whose translation MPTTVRTQQGDTVDLLCWRHLRTTAEVTEATFALNPGLAAYGTTLPMGLQVTLPDLPAAPTATQTVKLWD comes from the coding sequence ATGCCCACCACCGTACGCACCCAGCAAGGCGACACCGTGGATCTGCTGTGCTGGCGACACCTTCGCACCACGGCGGAAGTCACCGAAGCTACGTTCGCGCTGAATCCTGGTCTGGCTGCCTACGGCACCACCCTGCCCATGGGCCTGCAGGTCACCCTGCCCGACCTGCCCGCCGCCCCCACCGCAACCCAAACCGTAAAGCTATGGGACTGA
- a CDS encoding head completion/stabilization protein has protein sequence MTFLIANGPPIVRTSPPEDPAPLGTLSAGGFWPEIDLAKLRADVAIDGVVTAARLEHAATDALANVLDELGPWAMAQQATGYATLASVPADAINGVSVQVRRFERAVYAYAKANITERYADADATGRAERGDAGRRLSADDYRRDGLHALRDILGVSRMTSELI, from the coding sequence ATGACCTTTTTGATTGCCAACGGTCCCCCTATCGTGAGGACCAGCCCGCCTGAAGACCCGGCACCGCTCGGCACCCTGTCGGCGGGCGGCTTCTGGCCCGAGATCGACCTGGCGAAGCTGCGCGCCGACGTTGCAATCGATGGCGTCGTGACGGCGGCGCGCCTCGAGCATGCGGCCACCGATGCACTGGCGAATGTCCTTGATGAACTCGGCCCGTGGGCCATGGCACAGCAGGCCACAGGCTATGCAACCCTGGCCAGCGTGCCAGCCGATGCCATCAATGGCGTGAGCGTGCAGGTCCGCCGCTTCGAGCGGGCCGTGTATGCCTACGCCAAGGCCAACATCACCGAACGCTATGCAGATGCCGACGCCACCGGCAGGGCCGAACGCGGCGATGCCGGCCGGCGCCTGTCGGCCGATGACTACCGCCGCGATGGCCTGCATGCGCTGCGCGACATCCTGGGCGTGTCACGCATGACATCGGAATTGATCTGA
- the gpM gene encoding phage terminase small subunit, which produces MALTPAQRHRARVMAEKAQAASPFGIELQGSDYQLMLAKLATDKRTLKTLQSVQLKRQTKAQLLPEYLPWIEGALSKGQGARDDVFTTTMVWAIDAGAYGLALRMAAYVLQHKLPLPDQYQRGAAAVLLDEYADAYLRGQWQPLRPGTDEKGQPALVADETHPAEHLTALAGLTTGQDAPDQARAKLLKATAYALLGKIQTAEDPQLDGLPPEILGDVLALLVQALHLDAQSGVKKDIERIERKQRALANPASPASQAVQAATDQAGTPTATADTAKPKPATAAGRGKPAAKPARRPAAKTGNAAKT; this is translated from the coding sequence ATGGCACTCACCCCCGCCCAGCGTCACCGCGCCCGCGTCATGGCCGAAAAGGCCCAGGCGGCCAGCCCGTTCGGTATCGAACTGCAGGGCAGCGACTACCAGCTGATGCTGGCCAAGCTCGCCACCGATAAACGCACGCTCAAGACCCTGCAATCCGTGCAACTCAAGCGCCAGACCAAGGCGCAGTTGCTGCCCGAATACCTGCCCTGGATCGAGGGTGCATTGTCCAAGGGCCAGGGCGCGCGGGATGATGTGTTCACCACCACCATGGTCTGGGCCATCGACGCTGGCGCCTACGGCCTGGCGCTGCGCATGGCGGCCTACGTGCTCCAGCACAAGCTGCCGCTGCCCGACCAGTACCAGCGCGGCGCCGCGGCGGTGCTGCTGGACGAATACGCCGACGCCTACCTGCGCGGCCAGTGGCAACCACTGCGCCCAGGCACCGACGAGAAAGGCCAGCCAGCACTGGTGGCCGACGAAACACACCCGGCCGAACACCTGACGGCCCTCGCCGGCCTGACCACCGGCCAGGACGCGCCCGACCAGGCCCGCGCCAAGTTGCTCAAGGCAACGGCCTATGCGCTGCTGGGCAAGATCCAGACCGCCGAAGACCCACAGTTGGACGGCTTGCCGCCCGAGATCCTGGGCGATGTGCTGGCCCTGCTGGTGCAGGCGCTGCACCTCGACGCGCAATCCGGCGTGAAAAAGGACATCGAACGCATCGAGCGCAAACAGCGCGCACTGGCCAACCCTGCCTCACCCGCTTCCCAGGCAGTGCAAGCGGCAACCGACCAGGCCGGCACACCAACCGCCACGGCCGACACCGCCAAGCCCAAGCCGGCCACGGCCGCAGGTCGGGGCAAGCCTGCCGCCAAGCCCGCCCGCCGTCCCGCGGCCAAGACGGGAAACGCCGCAAAGACCTGA
- a CDS encoding phage major capsid protein, P2 family — translation MRNDSRRVFNTYMGRVATLNGIDLADTNKSFAVIPSVQQKLETAMQESSEFLSKINVIPVTEQQGAKLGLSLSGPSAGRTNTATKERQTRDLTDMSERGYICTKTNFDTHLSYAKIDAWAKFPDFQVRVARMLAQRQALDRICIGFNGTSIAPDTDIAANPLLQDVNKGWLQHLREEAAERVLSQGKAGGKLLIGSAGDYKNVDAAVFDARELLDPWHRNNPNLVVILGSQLLHDKYFPLVNTNQAPSETMAADIVISQKRVGGLQAAQVPFFPEDAMLITTFDNLSVYWQEGGRRRHIKENPARDRVEDFQSSNDAYVIEDVGQAVLVENIEFADA, via the coding sequence ATGCGCAACGATAGCCGCCGCGTCTTCAACACCTATATGGGCCGCGTCGCCACACTCAACGGCATCGACCTGGCAGATACCAACAAGTCGTTTGCCGTCATCCCCAGCGTCCAGCAGAAGCTGGAAACGGCAATGCAGGAGTCCAGCGAGTTCCTGAGCAAGATCAACGTCATCCCCGTGACCGAGCAGCAGGGCGCCAAGCTGGGCCTGTCGCTGTCCGGCCCCAGTGCCGGCCGCACCAACACGGCGACCAAGGAACGCCAGACGCGCGACCTCACCGACATGAGCGAGCGCGGCTACATCTGCACGAAGACCAACTTCGACACCCACCTCTCCTACGCAAAGATCGACGCCTGGGCCAAGTTCCCGGACTTCCAGGTCCGCGTGGCACGCATGCTGGCCCAGCGTCAAGCACTGGACCGCATCTGCATCGGCTTCAACGGTACGTCCATCGCGCCCGACACCGACATTGCTGCCAATCCGCTGCTGCAGGATGTCAACAAGGGCTGGCTGCAGCACCTGCGCGAGGAAGCGGCCGAGCGTGTGCTTTCTCAAGGCAAGGCAGGCGGCAAGTTGCTGATCGGCAGCGCTGGTGACTACAAGAACGTGGATGCCGCAGTCTTCGACGCGCGCGAGCTGTTGGACCCCTGGCACCGCAACAACCCGAACCTGGTCGTAATCCTGGGCAGCCAGCTGCTGCACGACAAGTACTTCCCACTGGTCAACACCAACCAGGCCCCCAGCGAAACCATGGCGGCCGATATCGTCATCAGCCAGAAGCGCGTGGGCGGCCTGCAGGCCGCGCAGGTGCCGTTCTTCCCCGAGGACGCCATGCTGATTACCACCTTCGACAACCTGTCGGTGTACTGGCAGGAAGGCGGCCGCCGCCGCCACATCAAGGAAAACCCGGCGCGTGATCGCGTCGAGGACTTCCAGTCCAGCAACGATGCCTACGTGATCGAGGACGTTGGTCAGGCGGTGCTGGTGGAAAACATCGAGTTCGCCGACGCATAA
- a CDS encoding GPO family capsid scaffolding protein — protein MPKKSKFFRVAVEGATSDGRTIDRDWLLQIAKHYDPKLYGARVNMEHIRGYGASSDFRAYGDVLAVKTEEVEIGGKKKLALLAQIDATDELVELNKRKQKLYTSIEVRPSFADIGEAYLVGLAVTDNPASLGTEMLAFAAQHPDANPFAARKEHPDDLFTAAEAFTLEMEEEAEASMVAKFKARLEGAIAKFTGKSRADDARFDAIADGMQEFGDSFAEHADEVDKYHAKTDASLRSLRADVDKLKQQYTQLDQTEQLNRRPPATGGDGQQQADF, from the coding sequence ATGCCCAAGAAATCCAAGTTCTTCCGTGTCGCCGTCGAAGGCGCCACCTCCGACGGCCGCACCATCGACCGCGATTGGCTGCTGCAAATCGCCAAGCACTACGACCCGAAGCTCTACGGCGCACGCGTCAACATGGAGCACATCCGCGGCTATGGTGCAAGCAGCGATTTCCGGGCCTACGGCGATGTGCTGGCCGTGAAAACCGAAGAAGTCGAGATCGGTGGCAAGAAAAAGCTTGCGCTGCTGGCTCAGATCGACGCCACCGACGAACTGGTCGAACTGAACAAGCGCAAGCAGAAGCTCTACACCTCGATCGAGGTGCGCCCGAGCTTTGCCGACATCGGCGAGGCGTACCTCGTTGGCCTGGCCGTCACCGACAACCCGGCCAGCCTGGGCACCGAAATGCTGGCCTTCGCCGCGCAGCACCCCGACGCCAATCCGTTCGCAGCGCGCAAGGAACACCCGGATGACCTGTTCACCGCGGCCGAAGCCTTCACGCTGGAAATGGAGGAAGAAGCCGAAGCCAGCATGGTGGCCAAGTTCAAAGCACGTCTCGAAGGCGCAATCGCCAAGTTCACGGGCAAGTCCCGCGCGGATGACGCACGCTTCGACGCCATTGCCGACGGCATGCAGGAATTCGGCGACAGCTTCGCAGAGCACGCCGACGAGGTGGACAAGTACCACGCCAAAACCGACGCATCCCTGCGGTCGTTGCGCGCCGACGTCGACAAGCTGAAGCAGCAGTACACGCAACTCGACCAAACGGAACAGCTCAACCGCCGCCCCCCGGCTACCGGTGGCGACGGCCAGCAGCAGGCCGACTTCTAA
- a CDS encoding phage portal protein produces MTTNAPQATHHAAATGADQSAGLEVFTFGEPEPISRLRLLDYVEAMFNGRWYEPPFPLEGLAGAFRASPHHGSAIYLKRNILTAAFIPHPLLSRETFKAWALDFLVFGNGYLEGRRAVTGRTMRFEHALSRYTRRGKDKRYFYVPNWNEEHEFPAHSVFHLREPDINQELYGLPEYLSALQSALLNESATMFRRRYYENGSHAGFIMYLTDGAIGNADVETLREQLRRAKGPGNFRNLFVHAPNGKPEGLKLIPVSEVAAKDDFGAIKSASMADVLAAHRVPPGLLGIIPNNTGGFGNAKEALGVFMENEIAPLQTLFETLNDWAGDEVVRFEPYQPGGQGAS; encoded by the coding sequence ATGACGACGAACGCACCTCAAGCCACCCATCACGCCGCAGCTACCGGCGCCGACCAGTCTGCTGGGCTGGAGGTCTTCACCTTCGGCGAGCCCGAACCCATCAGCCGCCTACGCCTGCTCGATTACGTCGAAGCGATGTTCAACGGTCGCTGGTATGAGCCGCCTTTCCCGCTGGAAGGGCTGGCCGGCGCGTTTCGCGCTTCGCCGCATCACGGTTCGGCGATCTACCTCAAGCGCAACATCCTGACCGCGGCTTTCATCCCGCATCCGCTCCTGTCGCGCGAGACCTTCAAGGCATGGGCGCTTGATTTCCTGGTGTTCGGCAATGGCTATCTGGAAGGGCGGCGCGCCGTCACCGGCCGGACCATGCGTTTCGAGCACGCGCTCAGTCGCTATACGCGCCGGGGCAAGGACAAGCGCTACTTCTACGTGCCCAACTGGAACGAGGAACATGAATTCCCAGCGCATTCGGTGTTCCACTTGCGCGAGCCCGATATCAACCAAGAGCTTTACGGTCTGCCGGAGTATCTGAGCGCGCTGCAGTCCGCGCTGCTCAACGAATCGGCCACGATGTTCCGCCGGCGCTATTACGAGAACGGCAGCCATGCTGGCTTCATCATGTACCTGACCGACGGGGCTATCGGCAACGCGGATGTGGAGACGCTGCGCGAGCAGCTGCGCCGTGCCAAAGGGCCAGGCAACTTCCGCAATCTGTTCGTGCACGCGCCCAATGGCAAGCCGGAAGGCCTGAAGCTGATCCCGGTCAGCGAGGTGGCGGCCAAGGATGACTTCGGCGCCATCAAGAGCGCCAGCATGGCCGATGTACTGGCGGCCCACCGGGTTCCGCCTGGGCTGCTGGGCATCATCCCGAACAACACCGGCGGCTTCGGCAATGCGAAGGAGGCCCTGGGCGTGTTCATGGAAAACGAGATCGCGCCGCTGCAGACGCTTTTCGAGACGCTCAATGACTGGGCCGGGGATGAAGTGGTCCGGTTTGAGCCGTACCAGCCCGGCGGGCAGGGAGCAAGCTGA